From Chionomys nivalis chromosome 21, mChiNiv1.1, whole genome shotgun sequence, a single genomic window includes:
- the LOC130863903 gene encoding 60S ribosomal protein L32-like encodes MAALRPLVKPKIVKKRTKKFIRHQSDRYVKIKRNWRKPRGIDNRVRRRFKDQILMPNIGYGSNKKTKHMLPSGFRKFLIHNVKELEELLMCNKSYCAEIAHNVSFKNRKAIVERTPQLTIRVTNPNARLRNEENE; translated from the coding sequence ATGGCTGCCCTCCGGCCTCTGGTGAAGCCCAAGATCGTCAAAAAGAGGACCAAGAAGTTCATCCGGCACCAGTCAGACCGATATGTCAAGATTAAGCGAAACTGGCGGAAACCCAGAGGTATTGACAACAGGGTGCGGAGAAGATTCAAGGACCAGATCCTGATGCCCAACATTGGTTACGGGagcaacaagaaaaccaagcacaTGCTGCCTAGCGGCTTCCGGAAGTTTCTGATCCACAACGTCAAGGAGCTGGAGGAGCTGCTGATGTGCAACAAGTCTTACTGTGCTGAGATTGCTCACAATGTTTCCTTCAAGAACCGAAAAGCCATCGTGGAAAGAACCCCGCAGCTGACCATCAGAGTCACCAATCCCAATGCCAGGCTGCGCAACGAAGAGAATGAATAG